The window TCAGTACCGCCGTGGCGCGTTCGGTTGAACCCCGATCTTATTGACGGCGTTCCACAGCCTGCGGCCCATGGATGTGACGTTCGATCGAGCGCGCCACCGCCGCCTTGGCGTCGTGCCTGATCTCGCCGCGGTCCGCAAACGGCGAATAGATCGCGTCGAAGTCGAGCGCGGCGAGGCGCCCGCCGATACGCTCTACCTCCGCGGCCGGCAGCGGCACGTAGTTCGGATAGGACCACATGAAGGCGACATGCCTGCGATCCGGGGTCACCAGTAGGGTGTCGCCCGGCAGCAGTGCGCGTTGCTCGGCCCAATGCAGCAGGGATGATCCGGGATAATGTCCGCCGAGCCGGTGCAGCGTGAGGCCTGGCAACAGCTCGCGCGTGTCGCCGCTCCAGTGATCGAGATGATGATCGGGCTCGGCCACCCATTCGTGGTCGGCCTCGTGCACCAGCACCGGACAATCGAAGGTGCGGCCCCAGGTCGCGATCGCGCTGTAGAAATGCGGATGCGAGATCGCGATCGCCTTGAGGCCGCCCAACGCGCGGATGATGGTCGTTGTCGCTTCGTCCAGCAGGCTGATGCAATCCCACAGCACGTTGCCGGCCGGCGTCTGCACCAGCAGCGCGCGCTGGCCGATGCCGAAACGCGGCACGGTGGTGATCGAGATCAAGCCCGGCGCAAGCTGGTGGAAGGCGTTGGAATGGCCGGCCGCGAGTTGCGCCGGTGTGGTCCAGCGCTGGCCGGTTGGCGGCACGAACTGCCTGTCGTCATCGCAGATGAAGCAGCGATCGGGCGGGGCCTCGCTGGGCGCATATTGCAGGCCGCAGGTCTCGCAAATGAACTGCTGCATCGGGCGTTCCTTTCTCTGTCTCACCGGCATTCCCAAGGCAGTCGTTAAAGCCGGGAGGTGTCAGTCGTTAACGCGGGACCTAATTGGTTGCCAATTCTATGGCAATATGGAATTGAGGACAGATACTATTCACTATTGGTGATGAATGGATCATCTCACCGCACTTAAGGTCTTCCGGCAGGTGGCGGAGCTCGGCAGCTTCGCCCAAGCGGCACGGGAGCTCGGCCTGTCGCCGCCGGCCATCAGCAAGAACATCAGCGAACTCGAAGCCCATCTCGGCGTGCGGCTGTTCAACCGCACCACCCGCCGGGTCAGCCGCACCGAGGCGGGCGCGCGTTATCACGCACAGGTGGCCCGCATCCTGGACGATCTGGATCGCGCCGACGCCTCGCTTGGTCCGATGCAATCGACGCCGAGCGGACTGTTGCGGGTTGCGGCTCCCCTGACATTGACGCTCCTGAAGCTGTCTGCCGCGATGCCGGCCTTTCTCGCCCGTTATCCGGAATTGACGGTTGACCTGCAGATGAGCGACCGCCGCGTCGATATCATCGAGGAAGGCTTCGATGTGGCGATCCGCGGCAGCGACGCCATGAAGGACTCCAGCCTGGTCGCCCGGAAGCTGATGACCATGCGGCATGTGGTGTGCGCGTCGCCCGCCTATCTGGAAAGCGCCGGCACGCCGGCTGTTCCCGCCGATCTGCGCCGGCACAGCAGTGTTCAGTTCACACTGTCGGGACATGCCGATGAATGGGAATTTCGCGGTCATGGCGGCACCGTGCGGGTGCCCATCTCTGGTCGCTACAAGGTGACGTCGAGCCTCGCGGTGCGCGACGCACTGCTGGCCGGCTTCGGCCTCAGCCTGGTCCCGCGGATCTATGTCGAAGACGACCTCGCGAAGAGGCAGCTTGTTACCGTGCTCGATGACTGGTCGGCCGTCGAAACCGCCATCTATGCGGTCTATCCCTCGCGCGGCCCCGTTGCCGCCAAGGTGCGGGCGTTTGTCGATTTCGTGGTGGAGCAGTTGCGGGAGTGACGACGCGCAAGGCTCATCCGGCCATCTCCATTTCCACCGCCCGCGCGGTGGCGAGCAGCGTGTCCGCCACGTCCGCCTCGCGGCGCGGACCCAGCCGGTTGCGGATCGCCGACAGCGTGATCGCGGCCACCGGCGCGCCGTCCGGATTTTTGATCCAGACCGAGATCGATTTCGTGCCCTGCACCAGCCCGACATCGGCGATGCCATAGCCGCGCCGTCGCGCGGCCTGGATCCGCGCCAGCACCACGGCGGGGGTGGTGCGATAGGGCTCGAAGCGCACCGCATTGGTCGCGACGATCTTGCGGGCCTCGGTTGCCGGAAGGGCCGCGAGAATGGCGACACCGGCGCTGGAGACGCCAAGCGGCCGCCGCGCACCGACCTCGATCGACAGCACCTGGATCGGATAAGCGCCGATGCGGCGCGCCACGGACAGCGTGTCGAGCCCGGTGCGCACCGTGAGGAACAGCGTATCGCCGAGCACCTCCGATGCCCGCGCGAGATGTGGTTCGGCCGCGACCAGCAGCGGCGAGCGCGAGGGACGCGCCAGCGCCAGCTCGCCGACCTGTCCGCCGATGGCATAACGTCCCGCGGCGTTGCGCTCGACAATGCCTTCCTCGATCAGCACATGAACGATGCGATGCACGGTGGGGCGGCTCAGTGCGGTGGCCTTCACCACCTCGCTCAGCGGCACGCCGGTATCGCGCCCGGCGGCAAGCAGCCGCAGCACGCTCAGCGCCCGGCGGATCGCCTGTGCACCCTGGCGCGGCTGGCGCTCGCTGATCATGACGGTCCCCTTGGGTTTGTCCACAATATGGACAAAAACAGCACAATTCCGTCGACACGGGAAGGGCGATGACGGATACCGCGCCATGATGCTGTGTGCGGACGGAACCAACCGTCGGCGGATATCACAAGAACACGATCGCGGTGCGAACACCGGTTTTCGGGAGGACAATGATGAGATTTTTGGCCCAATGCCTTGCGATCGCGGGCGCCGCCGTGGCGCTGCTGATCCAGCCGGCGGCCGCGCAGCAATGGCCGGCGCGTGCCGTGAAGGTGGTGGTGCCGTATCCCGCCGGCGGCAATGTCGACGGCGCCGCGCGCATCATCGCCAACCGGCTGCAGGAGATCCTGGGCCAGCCCTTCATTATCGACAATCGCGCCGGGGCCGGCGGGCTCATTGCTGGCGAGATGTTCGCCAAGTCGGCGCCGGATGGCTACACCTTGTTCATCGGCGCTAACGGCCCGGTGTTGTTCGCCCCCGAAATCAACAAGCGCGATGCCTACAACTGGAAGCGCAACTTCCTGCCGGTGACGTCCATTTCGATGACGCCGCTGGTGCTCGAGGTGCATCCGTCGCTACCGGTCAAGACCCTGAAGGAGTTTCTCGATCTCGCCCGCAAGGATCCCGGCAAGCTGACGCTGGCCTCGCCCGGCGCCGGCACCACCAATCATCTGCTCAGCGAACTGATGCAGTCGACCCTCGGCCTCGAATGGCTGACCGTGCACTACCGCGGCAACGCGCCCGCCATCAACGACCTGATCGGCGGCCAGGTGCAGTTCGCGCTGGACCAGATTTCGGTGGGACTGCCCTACATCAAGAGCGGCATGGTGCGCGCGCTTGCCGTCACCGGCAGCCATCGCGCCTCCTGGATTCCCGACGTGCCGACCTTCGCCGAACTCGGTTACAAGGATCTCGACGGCCAGACCTTCACCGGCCTGTTCCTGCCCGCCGGCACGTCCGCCGACATCGTCAGCAAATTGCACGACACCGTGGCGACGATCCTGAAGGATCCGGCGATCATCGAGAAATTCAACGTGCTGGGCGCGGAAGCCGTGGCGATGACGCCTGCGGAATTCACCGCATACCTGGAGCGCGAAGACGCCAAGTGGATTCCCGTGGTGCGCAAGGCGAATATCAAGGCGGAGTAGGGTTGCCGTGAAGGCGTGATGCATGAGCCTTCTCACTCAGCGTCATGGCCGGGCTTGTCCTCAGCGACTCGGCTTCGCCGAGTCGCGGATACATCCACGTCTTTCTTACGGCGATGCTGTAAAGACGTGGATGCCCGCAACAAGTGCGGGCATGACGCCGAGGAGGATGAGGCGCATCGCCTCTCACGCGCAATGAACCAACAAGGACTTCCCCATGCAAATCGACCCCGCTGAACTCGGCGCCGAAAAAACCTACCGGCTGATGACCGGCATCGTGGTGCCGCGGCCGATCGCCTGGGTCAGCAGCCTGTCGGCCAAGGGCGTCCTCAACCTCGCGCCGTTCAGCGCCTTCACCTTCGTCTCGCAGAAGCCGCCGATGCTGGCGATCAGTGTCGGCAGCAAGGCGGGCGTCTACAAGGACACCGCGCACAACATCCTCAACACCGAGGAGTATGTGATCCACATCGCCGATGCGCCGCTGATGGATGCGGTGCATGAGAGCTCGGTGGAGCATCCCCCCGAAATCAGCGAAGTCGAGGTGCTGAAGCTCGCGACCGCGCCGAGCGAGCGCATCAAGGTGCCGCGGCTGACCGCGCCGCCGATCGCGATGGAGTGCCGTTTCCGCCAGTGTCTGGAATTCGGCGAGACCCGCAGCCGGCTGATCGTCGGTGAGGTCGTGCTGATCCATGTCCGCGACGGCTTGTTCAACAACGGCAAGATCGAAACCGAAGCGCTGGATCCGATCGCCCGCATTGCCGGCCCGCGTTATGCGCGTCTCGGCGAGATCGTCACCTTGCGGACGGTGCCGCAAACATCGAAATCCTGACACCAGCGATTCCATCCTCCGGAGCCTGAGCCGATGCGCCTGCTGAGTTATCTCGTCAATGACAAACCCTACTACGGTGCAGCAACTGCCGGAGGCGTTGTCAATCTCACCGGGCGGATCGGGCATCTCTATCCCGACCTGAAAAGCCTGATCGCCGGCGACGGGCTCGAGGCCGCGCGCAAGGCCGTGGCCGGGCAGGCGGCCGATCACGCGCTTGACGATCTCGTGCTGCTGCCGCCGATTCCGGCGCCGGAAAAGCTGTGGTGCATCGGCGTCAACTACAAAGACCGCAACGCCGAGTACAAGGACAATTCGGATCTGCCGAAATATCCGAGCCTGTTCGTGCGTAATCCGTCCTCGGTGGTCGGCTCCGGCCAGCCGATCGAAAAACCGAAGATTTCCGAACAGCTCGATTACGAAGGCGAGCTTGTCATCGTGATCGGCAAGCAGGGCCGCCACATTCCCCGCGACAAGGCGTGGGAGCACATCTTCGGTTTGACCTTGTGCAACGAAGGCAGCGTGCGCGACTGGCTGCATCACGGCAAGTTCAACGTGACGCAAGGCAAGAACTTCGATCGCTCCGGCAGCATCGGGCCGTGGATCGTGACGTCGGACGACAACGATCCGCGCGGGCCGCATGACATCGTCACCCGGATCAATGGCGAGGTGCGCCAGCAGGATTCCACCGAGCGGCTGATGTTTCCGTTCGATTTTCTGATTCATTATCTCTCCACCTTCGCGACGCTCAAGCCCGGCGACATGATCGCCACGGGCACGCCGACCGGCGCCGGCGCGCGCTTCACCCCGCCGCGCTGGCTCAAGCCCGGCGACGTTGTTGAGGTGGAGTCTTCCGGGATCGGCTTGCTCTGCAACACCGTGATCGAGGAGGCCTGAGATGCTGGATCAATCCACCATCGACCGCTTGGCGCAGCGCCTGGATGACGCCGAGCGCAGCAAGTCGCTGATCCGCGCCTTCACCCTGGAGCATCCAGAGCTCTCCATCGAGGATGCCTATGCGATCCAGCGCGCCTGGACGAAACTGCAGCTCGCGCGCGGCCGGATCATCAAGGGTCACAAGATCGGCCTGACCTCGAAGGCGATGCAGAACGCGGTCGGCATCGCTGAGCCGGACTACGGCGTGCTGTTCGCCGACATGTTCTATGCCGACGCAAGCCCGATCCCGTTCGACCGTTTCCATGCGCCGCGCATCGAGGTCGAGCTGGCCTTTGTGCTGAAGACGCCGCTGAAGGGGCCGGACTGCACCCTGTTCGACGTACTCAATGCCACCGATTATGTGACGCCTGCGCTGGAAATCCTGGAAACCCGCATGCACCGGATCGATCCGGACACCAAGGCCGCGCGAAAAGTGATGGATACGATTTCCGACAATGCGGCGAACGCGGCGCTGGTGGTGGGCGGCCGGCCGTTCCGGCCGCTGGATGTCGATCTGCGCTGGATCGGGGCGCTGCTGTTCCGCAACGGCCAGATCGAGGAAACCGGCATCGCCGCCGGCGTGCTCAATCATCCGGCGCAAGGCGTGGCCTGGCTCGCCAATCGCCTCGCGCCACATGATGAAGAACTCAAGGCCGGCGAAATCGTGCTGGCGGGCTCGTTCACCCGCCCGGTCGATATCAGCCGGGGCGACACTTTCCATGCCGATTACGGGCCGTTCGGCTCGGTGTCCTGCCAGTTCGTGTAGCACAAGAGGGAAGTCATCATGGCCGACGTCAGGCGCAAGAGCATCAACATCGGCGGCTTCGCGCACAAGAACCCGATCCCGAACGCCTGCCGCATCGGCAACCTGCTGATATCAGGCGTCATCCTGGGACGCGATCCCCAAACCAACGAGATGCCCGCTGACATTGCGACCCAATGCGCCAACATGTTCGCCCACATGAAGGCGATCGTGGAGGCCGGCGGCGGTTCGACCGATGACATCATCAAGATGACGGTGTGGCTGCAGGACCGCTCCCAGCGCGCCCCGGTCAATGTCGAATGGCTCAAGATGTTCCCCGACGAACATTCGCGCCCGGCGCGTCACGCCCAGCAGATGGACATGGAAGGCGGCGCGCTGGTGCAGTGTGATTTTGCGGCGGTGATCGGGTGAGGATTGGATCACCTCGCATTGTCGTTGCCGGGCTTGTCCCGGCAACCTCGCTTAGGGACGCACTGCCCACCTAAGCGGGATCACCGGGACAAGCCCGGTGATGACAAAGAGGGAAAGTAAGCATCGCGGAAACACGCGGTCTCGGTCATGACATCGAGCTAAGGACGCATACCATGCCCGCCTATCTCCCGTTCGACCCCAACCCCCGCCGCCCATCTAAACCGCCGCCACCAAAATCCATCGACAGCCAATTCCACGTGCTGGGACCGCTGGACAAATATCCGATACGCGCGGGGGCGGCGTATCAGATGCCGACCGCCACCTGGGAGGCGGCACAACGGGTGCATCGCGCGCTGGGTTTCGAGCGCGGCATCATCGTGCAGACCACCACTTACGGAGCCGACCACGCGGTGGTGCTGAATGCGCTTGCGGCCATGGGGCCGAATTATCGCGGCTGCGCCAATGCGCTGGTGTTCGCGGAAGCCGACGACGCGTATCTGGCGAAGCTGCATGACGCCGGGGTGCGCGGCGCGCGTTTCTCGTTCCGCCAGGAACTCGGCGCGG is drawn from Bradyrhizobium prioriisuperbiae and contains these coding sequences:
- a CDS encoding MBL fold metallo-hydrolase translates to MQQFICETCGLQYAPSEAPPDRCFICDDDRQFVPPTGQRWTTPAQLAAGHSNAFHQLAPGLISITTVPRFGIGQRALLVQTPAGNVLWDCISLLDEATTTIIRALGGLKAIAISHPHFYSAIATWGRTFDCPVLVHEADHEWVAEPDHHLDHWSGDTRELLPGLTLHRLGGHYPGSSLLHWAEQRALLPGDTLLVTPDRRHVAFMWSYPNYVPLPAAEVERIGGRLAALDFDAIYSPFADRGEIRHDAKAAVARSIERHIHGPQAVERRQ
- a CDS encoding LysR family transcriptional regulator, whose protein sequence is MDHLTALKVFRQVAELGSFAQAARELGLSPPAISKNISELEAHLGVRLFNRTTRRVSRTEAGARYHAQVARILDDLDRADASLGPMQSTPSGLLRVAAPLTLTLLKLSAAMPAFLARYPELTVDLQMSDRRVDIIEEGFDVAIRGSDAMKDSSLVARKLMTMRHVVCASPAYLESAGTPAVPADLRRHSSVQFTLSGHADEWEFRGHGGTVRVPISGRYKVTSSLAVRDALLAGFGLSLVPRIYVEDDLAKRQLVTVLDDWSAVETAIYAVYPSRGPVAAKVRAFVDFVVEQLRE
- a CDS encoding IclR family transcriptional regulator — translated: MISERQPRQGAQAIRRALSVLRLLAAGRDTGVPLSEVVKATALSRPTVHRIVHVLIEEGIVERNAAGRYAIGGQVGELALARPSRSPLLVAAEPHLARASEVLGDTLFLTVRTGLDTLSVARRIGAYPIQVLSIEVGARRPLGVSSAGVAILAALPATEARKIVATNAVRFEPYRTTPAVVLARIQAARRRGYGIADVGLVQGTKSISVWIKNPDGAPVAAITLSAIRNRLGPRREADVADTLLATARAVEMEMAG
- a CDS encoding tripartite tricarboxylate transporter substrate binding protein, translated to MRFLAQCLAIAGAAVALLIQPAAAQQWPARAVKVVVPYPAGGNVDGAARIIANRLQEILGQPFIIDNRAGAGGLIAGEMFAKSAPDGYTLFIGANGPVLFAPEINKRDAYNWKRNFLPVTSISMTPLVLEVHPSLPVKTLKEFLDLARKDPGKLTLASPGAGTTNHLLSELMQSTLGLEWLTVHYRGNAPAINDLIGGQVQFALDQISVGLPYIKSGMVRALAVTGSHRASWIPDVPTFAELGYKDLDGQTFTGLFLPAGTSADIVSKLHDTVATILKDPAIIEKFNVLGAEAVAMTPAEFTAYLEREDAKWIPVVRKANIKAE
- a CDS encoding flavin reductase family protein → MQIDPAELGAEKTYRLMTGIVVPRPIAWVSSLSAKGVLNLAPFSAFTFVSQKPPMLAISVGSKAGVYKDTAHNILNTEEYVIHIADAPLMDAVHESSVEHPPEISEVEVLKLATAPSERIKVPRLTAPPIAMECRFRQCLEFGETRSRLIVGEVVLIHVRDGLFNNGKIETEALDPIARIAGPRYARLGEIVTLRTVPQTSKS
- a CDS encoding fumarylacetoacetate hydrolase family protein, which produces MRLLSYLVNDKPYYGAATAGGVVNLTGRIGHLYPDLKSLIAGDGLEAARKAVAGQAADHALDDLVLLPPIPAPEKLWCIGVNYKDRNAEYKDNSDLPKYPSLFVRNPSSVVGSGQPIEKPKISEQLDYEGELVIVIGKQGRHIPRDKAWEHIFGLTLCNEGSVRDWLHHGKFNVTQGKNFDRSGSIGPWIVTSDDNDPRGPHDIVTRINGEVRQQDSTERLMFPFDFLIHYLSTFATLKPGDMIATGTPTGAGARFTPPRWLKPGDVVEVESSGIGLLCNTVIEEA
- the hpaH gene encoding 2-oxo-hept-4-ene-1,7-dioate hydratase, which gives rise to MLDQSTIDRLAQRLDDAERSKSLIRAFTLEHPELSIEDAYAIQRAWTKLQLARGRIIKGHKIGLTSKAMQNAVGIAEPDYGVLFADMFYADASPIPFDRFHAPRIEVELAFVLKTPLKGPDCTLFDVLNATDYVTPALEILETRMHRIDPDTKAARKVMDTISDNAANAALVVGGRPFRPLDVDLRWIGALLFRNGQIEETGIAAGVLNHPAQGVAWLANRLAPHDEELKAGEIVLAGSFTRPVDISRGDTFHADYGPFGSVSCQFV
- a CDS encoding RidA family protein; the encoded protein is MADVRRKSINIGGFAHKNPIPNACRIGNLLISGVILGRDPQTNEMPADIATQCANMFAHMKAIVEAGGGSTDDIIKMTVWLQDRSQRAPVNVEWLKMFPDEHSRPARHAQQMDMEGGALVQCDFAAVIG